A stretch of Eleutherodactylus coqui strain aEleCoq1 chromosome 2, aEleCoq1.hap1, whole genome shotgun sequence DNA encodes these proteins:
- the LOC136610903 gene encoding vitelline membrane outer layer protein 1 homolog, translating to MFSLLVLPLLLQATLTYGEWISVPNGAQWGEWGPIQRCPPGTVVKSFNLKVERSQGSGDDTSVNAIRLYCTSKTDTNIKAMISSTEARWGEWTPVTWCPKGYPISFALKVEKPKGKGDDTAVNNVKMLCSDGKPIEACGNHWGEYGTMSGRCTHGICAVQTKVENPQVEGDDTALNDVKFECCAA from the exons ATGTTCTCCCTACTTGTACTTCCATTGCTACTCCAGGCAACACTGACCTACGGAGAGTGGATTTCAGTTCCCAATGGTGCCCAATGGGGCGAGTGGGGACCTATACAGCGATGTCCTCCTGGCACTGTAGTCAAATCATTCAACCTAAAG GTAGAAAGAAGCCAAGGATCTGGAGATGACACGTCCGTGAATGCTATTAGGCTATATTGTACTAGCAAGACCGATACAAATATTAAGGCTATGATCTCATCTACAGAAGCACG ATGGGGGGAATGGACTCCCGTTACATGGTGTCCCAAAGGTTATCCCATAAGTTTTGCTTTGAAAGTCGAAAAACCAAAGGGTAAAGGAGATGACACAGCGGTCAACAATGTGAAGATGCTATGTTCAGATGGTAAACCTATAGAAGCATGTGGCAACCATTGGGGAGAGTATGGAACAATGAGTGGAAGGTGCACACATGGGATCTGTGCGGTCCAAACCAAAGTGGAAAACCCCCAAGTAGAAGGAGATGACACGGCTCTCAATGATGTCAAATTCGAATGTTGTGCCGCATAA